A genomic stretch from Streptomyces sp. QL37 includes:
- a CDS encoding aldehyde dehydrogenase has protein sequence MSASMMHRDDFYIGGVWAKPTGPDVLEVVSPSSEEVVGRVPHAVGQDIDNAVAAARTAFDEGPWPRMSPGERADVLDRAAQLLKSRTPDIVQVLVDEMGVASGQAPMQVGTVAMVFEYYARLARTFAFDRVVREGDRVGLVVSDPVGVVGAIVPWNAPVTLAAWKVAPALAAGCTVVLKPPPESPLSPYILAEVLHEAGVPAGVFNLVPGGREVGEHLVTHPGTDKIAFTGSTAAGKRIMSLCGDQIKRVSLELGGKSAALVLDDADVETVTANLVGGSMHNSGQVCAAITRILVPRSGYARALEAAADRARGVPVGDPHDPATVVGPLVAERQRARVEGYIALAAEEGFRVVAGGGRPAHLPKGWYVEPTVLGDVHNSMRVAQEEIFGPVVSIIPHDGDDDAVRIANDSRYGLSGSVWSGDDARGLAVARRLRTGGTMVNGGTSPMPLTPFGGFKESGLGRELGVEGLHQYLEPHTIGVPAALAQEGDAS, from the coding sequence ATGAGCGCATCCATGATGCACCGTGACGATTTCTACATCGGAGGCGTGTGGGCCAAGCCCACCGGTCCCGATGTCCTCGAAGTGGTCTCCCCCTCCAGCGAGGAGGTCGTCGGGCGGGTACCGCACGCAGTCGGCCAGGATATCGACAATGCCGTCGCGGCGGCCCGGACCGCCTTCGACGAAGGGCCGTGGCCCCGGATGAGCCCTGGGGAGCGGGCGGACGTCCTGGACCGGGCAGCCCAGCTCCTCAAGTCCCGTACCCCCGACATCGTGCAGGTCCTCGTGGACGAGATGGGCGTCGCCAGCGGTCAGGCACCGATGCAGGTCGGTACGGTGGCCATGGTCTTCGAGTACTACGCGCGGCTGGCGCGCACCTTCGCGTTCGACCGGGTGGTGCGTGAGGGGGACCGGGTCGGTCTGGTCGTATCCGATCCGGTGGGCGTGGTGGGGGCGATCGTCCCCTGGAACGCGCCGGTGACGCTGGCCGCCTGGAAGGTGGCCCCGGCCCTCGCGGCGGGCTGCACCGTCGTACTGAAGCCGCCGCCGGAGTCCCCGCTGAGCCCTTACATCCTCGCGGAGGTGCTGCACGAGGCCGGTGTGCCGGCAGGGGTGTTCAACCTTGTTCCGGGCGGCCGTGAGGTCGGCGAGCACCTGGTCACCCACCCCGGCACCGACAAGATCGCCTTCACGGGTTCCACGGCCGCCGGCAAGCGGATCATGAGTCTGTGCGGAGATCAGATCAAGCGCGTCTCGCTGGAACTGGGCGGCAAGTCCGCTGCTCTCGTCCTCGACGACGCGGATGTGGAGACCGTCACCGCCAACCTGGTCGGCGGCAGCATGCACAATTCCGGGCAGGTCTGCGCGGCCATCACCCGCATCCTGGTGCCCCGTTCCGGTTACGCCCGCGCGCTGGAGGCCGCAGCCGACAGGGCGCGTGGAGTTCCCGTCGGCGACCCGCACGATCCGGCCACCGTGGTAGGGCCCCTGGTGGCGGAAAGGCAGCGGGCCCGGGTGGAGGGCTACATCGCGCTCGCCGCCGAGGAGGGCTTCAGGGTCGTGGCGGGCGGCGGCCGGCCCGCCCACCTCCCCAAGGGCTGGTATGTGGAGCCGACCGTCCTCGGTGACGTCCACAACTCCATGCGCGTGGCCCAGGAGGAGATCTTCGGCCCGGTCGTCAGCATCATTCCGCACGACGGCGACGACGACGCCGTCCGCATCGCCAACGACTCCCGCTACGGCCTCTCCGGCAGCGTCTGGTCCGGCGACGACGCCCGCGGCCTCGCGGTCGCCCGGCGGCTGCGCACCGGCGGCACGATGGTCAACGGGGGCACCTCACCCATGCCACTGACCCCCTTCGGCGGCTTCAAGGAGTCGGGTCTCGGCCGCGAGCTGGGCGTCGAGGGTCTGCACCAGTACCTCGAACCCCACACCATCGGCGTGCCGGCCGCCCTCGCACAGGAAGGAGACGCCTCGTGA
- a CDS encoding FAD/NAD(P)-binding oxidoreductase: MPENVVIVGASAAGLATAEALRNKGYEGALTLVGKEDRLPYDRPPLSKQVLSGAWEPERVQLRDEATVGKLGARLLLGRTAVGLDTAARRVTLDGDELLGYDALVVATGVSPRRLAGDDLAGVHVVHDLDDAVALRAELLGGPRVVVVGAGFLGSEVTAVVRGMDLRVTLVDPLPVPMRRQFGERVGALVGQMHEEHGAALRLGQGVSRFTRSGGRVTGVELSDGSVVPADVVVVAVGSAPATSWLTGSGLELEDGVRCDAHCLAAPGVWAAGDVASWHNPHFNRRMRVEHRLNATEQALTVAENVLGGQKAYAPVPYFWSDQYDIKMQAFGIFPEGAETTVLHGSPDNRKFVLGYSDGGKVVGVLGWNSHRELRKLRQLVVDSGPRPGETLVAAGRQS, from the coding sequence GTGCCCGAGAACGTCGTGATCGTCGGAGCGTCCGCTGCGGGCCTGGCCACCGCAGAGGCATTGCGCAACAAGGGCTACGAGGGTGCCCTGACCCTCGTCGGCAAGGAGGACCGGCTGCCCTACGACCGGCCTCCGCTGTCCAAGCAGGTCCTTTCGGGCGCGTGGGAGCCGGAGCGCGTGCAACTTCGGGACGAGGCGACCGTCGGCAAGCTCGGTGCCCGGCTGCTGCTGGGCCGCACCGCCGTGGGCCTGGACACTGCAGCCCGCCGGGTCACTCTCGACGGCGACGAGCTGCTCGGCTACGACGCCCTGGTCGTCGCCACAGGAGTGAGCCCTCGTCGTCTGGCGGGTGACGACCTGGCCGGAGTGCACGTCGTCCACGACCTCGACGACGCCGTGGCGCTCCGCGCGGAGCTGCTGGGCGGCCCGAGAGTCGTCGTCGTCGGCGCCGGTTTCCTCGGGTCCGAAGTCACGGCCGTGGTCCGGGGAATGGACCTGCGGGTGACCCTGGTCGACCCGCTGCCGGTCCCCATGCGTCGGCAGTTCGGCGAGCGGGTCGGCGCGCTGGTCGGGCAGATGCACGAAGAGCACGGGGCGGCACTCCGACTGGGGCAGGGCGTGTCCCGTTTCACGCGCTCCGGAGGGCGGGTCACCGGCGTCGAGCTCTCCGACGGAAGCGTGGTCCCGGCGGACGTCGTCGTGGTCGCCGTCGGTTCGGCCCCGGCGACCTCCTGGCTGACCGGCTCCGGCCTTGAGCTCGAAGATGGTGTGCGGTGCGACGCCCACTGCCTGGCCGCGCCCGGCGTATGGGCGGCCGGCGACGTGGCGTCCTGGCACAATCCGCACTTCAACCGGCGGATGCGGGTCGAGCACCGCCTCAACGCCACCGAACAGGCTCTGACCGTTGCGGAGAACGTTCTGGGCGGGCAGAAGGCCTATGCTCCCGTGCCGTACTTCTGGAGCGATCAGTACGACATCAAGATGCAGGCCTTCGGCATCTTCCCCGAGGGCGCCGAGACCACCGTGCTGCACGGAAGTCCGGACAACCGGAAATTCGTCCTGGGCTACAGCGACGGCGGCAAGGTCGTCGGCGTACTCGGCTGGAACAGCCACCGTGAGCTGCGCAAGCTGCGACAGCTCGTCGTGGACTCCGGGCCCCGTCCTGGCGAAACCCTCGTAGCGGCAGGAAGGCAGAGCTGA
- a CDS encoding cytochrome P450, with amino-acid sequence MSSSAKAAPSQCPAHLPEYDIARDARCPLEPAPAMRARQAEGPLTRISLWDGTPVWLVTSYDAHRAVLSDQRVSVDPFRPGAPKLSEGEASHVEVAKKQGRTAAENSFILMDDPEHARLRRMVTSAFTIKRIEALRPATQQVVDDLIDTMAAGPKPVDLVEAFALPVPSLVISELLGVPYDDHEFFQTNSKAIINRHTSGEDRVAARQRLTDYLDGLLEDKLVHPQDDLLTGLAERVRAEELTRQEAVAMGVLMLFAGHETTANMIALGVLALLQNPEQAALVRDAEDPKVVARAVDELLRYLTITHGGLRRVALEDIEVAGQVIKAGEGIITVNETANRDPEVFADPDRLDLTRDARRHVTFGYGIHQCLGQPLARMELQVAYPTLLRRLPDLALAVDLADIPFKHDGFIYGAYELPVTW; translated from the coding sequence GTGAGTAGTTCAGCAAAGGCCGCCCCCAGTCAGTGCCCGGCGCACCTTCCCGAGTACGACATCGCCCGTGACGCCCGCTGCCCCCTCGAACCGGCTCCCGCCATGCGGGCCCGGCAGGCGGAGGGCCCTCTGACCCGCATCAGCCTGTGGGACGGCACCCCGGTGTGGCTGGTGACGAGCTACGACGCTCACCGCGCCGTCCTCTCCGACCAGCGGGTGAGCGTCGACCCCTTCCGCCCCGGTGCGCCGAAGCTCTCCGAGGGCGAGGCGAGTCACGTCGAGGTGGCGAAGAAGCAGGGCAGGACCGCCGCCGAGAACAGCTTCATCCTGATGGACGACCCCGAGCACGCCCGGCTGCGCCGCATGGTGACCTCCGCGTTCACGATCAAGCGCATCGAGGCCCTGCGTCCGGCGACCCAGCAGGTGGTGGACGACCTCATCGACACCATGGCGGCCGGGCCGAAGCCGGTCGACCTCGTCGAGGCCTTCGCTCTCCCCGTGCCGTCGCTGGTGATCTCGGAACTGCTCGGCGTCCCCTACGACGACCACGAGTTCTTCCAGACCAACAGCAAGGCCATCATCAACCGGCACACCTCCGGTGAGGACCGCGTCGCCGCCCGCCAGCGCTTGACCGACTACCTTGACGGACTGCTGGAGGACAAGCTCGTCCATCCCCAGGACGACCTGCTCACCGGCCTCGCCGAGCGCGTCAGAGCCGAGGAGCTGACCCGGCAGGAAGCCGTCGCCATGGGCGTGCTGATGCTGTTCGCCGGCCACGAGACCACCGCCAACATGATCGCCCTCGGTGTGCTGGCCCTGCTGCAGAACCCCGAGCAGGCCGCGCTGGTCCGTGACGCCGAGGACCCGAAGGTGGTCGCCCGCGCCGTCGACGAACTGCTGCGCTACCTGACCATCACTCATGGCGGTCTGCGCCGCGTCGCCCTGGAGGACATCGAGGTCGCCGGACAGGTCATCAAGGCCGGCGAGGGCATCATCACCGTCAACGAGACCGCCAACCGCGACCCCGAGGTCTTCGCCGACCCCGACCGGCTCGACCTGACCCGCGACGCCCGCCGCCACGTCACCTTCGGCTACGGCATCCACCAGTGCCTCGGCCAGCCGCTGGCCCGTATGGAACTCCAGGTTGCCTACCCCACGCTGCTGCGGCGCCTGCCCGACCTGGCCCTGGCCGTCGACCTCGCCGACATCCCGTTCAAGCACGACGGGTTCATCTACGGCGCCTACGAACTCCCTGTCACGTGGTGA
- a CDS encoding TetR/AcrR family transcriptional regulator: protein MVAVGRDQRAGATREVLLDAAERLFAEQGVHAVANRHISQAAGQGNNAAVAYHFGTKADLVRAVASRHAESIERRRLLMLDSIGVSMDLRDWVACAVRPVTEHVQSLGAPSWYGRFIAQATVDPALRALVSEAFMAASPSMGLLQEGLNRCVLDLPVVVREERGAMTRHLVTHMVAERDRALAGRVLTPRASWREAADGLIDVIVALWRAPVSVSG from the coding sequence GTGGTTGCAGTGGGGCGGGACCAGCGAGCCGGTGCGACCCGTGAAGTCCTCCTCGATGCCGCGGAGCGGCTGTTCGCCGAACAGGGCGTCCATGCGGTGGCGAACCGTCACATCAGTCAGGCTGCCGGTCAGGGCAACAACGCGGCTGTTGCCTACCATTTCGGCACGAAGGCGGACCTGGTGCGGGCTGTCGCCTCCCGGCACGCCGAAAGTATCGAGCGGCGCCGACTGCTGATGCTGGACTCGATCGGGGTGTCGATGGACCTGCGTGACTGGGTGGCCTGTGCGGTACGCCCCGTCACCGAACACGTCCAGTCCTTGGGGGCGCCCAGCTGGTACGGCCGGTTCATCGCTCAGGCCACTGTCGACCCGGCCCTGCGTGCGCTCGTGTCCGAGGCGTTCATGGCCGCCTCTCCCTCCATGGGGTTGCTTCAGGAGGGATTGAACAGGTGCGTGCTCGACCTTCCCGTCGTCGTGCGCGAGGAGCGCGGAGCCATGACGCGGCACCTGGTCACTCACATGGTGGCCGAGCGTGATCGCGCCCTGGCTGGCAGGGTTCTCACGCCGCGGGCGAGCTGGCGTGAGGCCGCCGACGGACTGATCGACGTGATCGTCGCACTGTGGCGTGCTCCGGTCTCGGTGTCGGGTTGA